One genomic window of Glycine max cultivar Williams 82 chromosome 16, Glycine_max_v4.0, whole genome shotgun sequence includes the following:
- the LOC100791014 gene encoding peroxidase 66, translating to MALLPYSKCSFLFSVIFLFLTLSSMSEAELDAHYYDKTCPQAEKIISDAVHRASTFDPKVPARILRMFFHDCFIRGCDASILLDSTPKNLAEKDGPPNLSVHAFYVIDEAKAKLEKACPHTVSCADIIAIAARDVVALSGGPYWNVLKGRKDGRVSKASETVNLPAPTLNVNQLIQSFAKRGLGVKDMVTLSGGHTLGFSHCSSFQARIQNFSLLHDIDPSLNTEFALDLKKKCPKPNTNFSAGQFLDSTASVFDNDYYRQLLVGKGFLTLDFTNCLGLWAVWYGAGNIKQEDVNIMLDS from the exons ATGGCTCTTCTGCCATATTCAAAATGCAGCTTTCTTTTTTCAGTCATTTTCCTCTTCTTGACATTATCATCAATGTCTGAAGCAGAGCTTGATGCTCACTACTATGATAAAACATGTCCCCAAGCTGAGAAGATCATTTCAGACGCGGTTCACAGAGCTTCCACATTTGATCCAAAAGTTCCAGCTAGGATCTTAAGGATGTTCTTCCATGACTGTTTCATTAGG GGATGTGATGCATCAATATTGCTGGACTCAACACCCAAAAACCTGGCAGAGAAAGATGGCCCTCCTAATCTCTCTGTTCATGCATTCTATGTTATTGATGAAGCCAAGGCCAAGCTTGAGAAAGCTTGCCCACACACTGTTTCCTGTGCTGATATAATAGCCATTGCGGCTAGGGATGTGGTAGCATTG TCTGGAGGACCATACTGGAATGTgctaaaaggaaggaaagatgGAAGAGTCTCAAAGGCATCAGAAACAGTCAACCTACCAGCTCCAACCTTAAATGTGAACCAACTCATTCAGAGCTTTGCAAAGAGAGGTTTAGGTGTCAAAGACATGGTGACTCTCTCAGGTGGCCACACTCTTGGATTTTCACACTGTTCTTCTTTCCAAGCTAGAATTCAAAACTTCAGTTTGTTGCATGACATTGACCCTAGTTTGAACACTGAGTTTGCACTAGACCTAAAAAAGAAGTGTCCAAAACCAAACACAAACTTCAGTGCTGGACAATTTCTGGACTCAACAGCATCAGTGTTTGACAATGATTACTATAGACAATTGTTGGTGGGAAAGGGTT TTTTGACGTTGGATTTCACTAATTGTTTGGGTCTTTGGGCGGTTTGGTATGGTGCCGGTAACATTAAACAGGAGGATGTGAATATCATGCTTGATTCATAG
- the LOC100791539 gene encoding uncharacterized protein isoform X1: MGKEWYFAGRSSKRGVGGGAEAETQAPSGCMCAVFQFFDFHPFHFPNINQQHQQDQQASFKPPSCTSEDHTTVSKGAEAPRNSLEAEDGDGTVSSLSSKEDDFKIPKNIIQIKTSGATRTSGGNLNDLSSELTSSPGTKTPTLVARLMGLDLLPGANSPSFSSSCLSTPNTQDNVPHLHHHLRHKQHVQTKHRNSVDSSDISATRSLPETPRISSARRSDVDHHHRLSLQIIKENMNLGEDLELPRLSFSKRKSDENNGRSPSHYARQIVKQAKESVSRKVGQDITNTTLKAREENAGQFRSKKSPKTSSLKAIDETETSPNKHSNQSSYSPRLRFIDKHKPSTTTTSTAPSPLTPKDQNMLKLPPPPSPVNTHQPQLPRVLTKPKLQAVVPEQKEFHQNNKSVPKCKKATNEKKFNSRLIKRPPQTSDIIRNKQEEPFIIRPTSPTRASDIKNTKSKKNHPLSSNLLNNISNVPNLLPVKTDPSPSATKIPSKQSQVCDSRHQESKSSSQLSSCARQRYKQEETTTTLLATRDNNGAFFSSSTVTHPPTPQELQYITAILARTTALNSQGTPTTVSLNQPLDPSIFHHLEHPAGDKDRNFAPKDQLGHRWNRRLLFDLVDEVLREILESQEGEREKRLWFLKGGICNQRGRSVEGLVKRVWKRVEEFPRAKCEVLEDIDELIDLQREKDGERMEEEGEELVAEIEGNIWDTLVHETVIVMDCWENAKKEKLLLYDDSKISSHVCSLSQF, encoded by the exons ATGGGCAAGGAGTGGTATTTTGCTGGAAGATCATCTAAGAGAGGTGTAGGAGGAGGTGCTGAGGCTGAAACACAAGCCCCTTCTGGTTGCATGTGTGCTGTTTTTCAGTTCTTTGATTTCCATCCTTTTCACTTTCCCAACATAAACCAACAACACCAACAAGATCAACAAGCCTCTTTTAAGCCACCCTCATGCACCTCAGAAGACCACACCACAGTCTCAAaag GTGCTGAAGCACCTAGGAACAGCTTAGAGGCAGAGGATGGTGATGGTACAGTTTCATCTCTCTCATCAAAAGAAGATGATTTTAAAATTCCT AAGAATATTATACAAATTAAGACAAGTGGAGCCACAAGAACAAGTGGTGGAAATTTGAATGACTTGTCCTCAGAACTCACCAGCTCTCCAGGGACAAAGACACCAACTTTAGTGGCAAGGTTAATGGGTTTGGATCTTCTTCCAGGTGCAAACTCaccctctttttcttcttcatgtcTTTCAACTCCAAACACACAAGACAATGTGCCACATCTTCACCACCACCTGAGGCACAAGCAACATGTCCAAACCAAGCACAGGAACAGCGTAGATAGTAGTGACATTTCAGCCACAAGATCTTTGCCTGAGACACCAAGAATCTCCTCAGCAAGAAGATCAGATGTTGATCATCACCACAGACTCTCACTCCaaatcataaaggaaaacatGAACCTTGGTGAGGATTTGGAGCTCCCTAGGCTCTCATTTTCCAAAAGGAAGAGTGATGAGAACAATGGCAGGAGTCCAAGCCACTATGCCAGGCAAATTGTCAAACAGGCTAAGGAAAGTGTGAGCAGAAAAGTTGGGCAAGACATCACCAACACAACTCTCAAAGcaagagaagaaaatgcagGCCAATTCAGAAGCAAAAAGTCTCCCAAAACATCATCACTGAAAGCAATTGATGAAACTGAAACCAGCCCAAATAAACACTCAAACCAATCTTCCTACTCCCCAAGGCTTAGATTCATTGACAAACACAAACCAagcacaacaacaacatcaacagCACCATCACCACTCACCCCAAAAGATCAAAACATGCTGAAACTACCACCACCTCCTTCTCCAGTTAACACTCACCAACCTCAGCTTCCAAGAGTTTTAACAAAACCAAAGCTTCAAGCAGTGGTGCCAGAACAGAAAGAGTTTCATCAGAACAACAAATCTGTTCCAAAATGCAAAAAGGCTACCAATGAAAAAAAGTTCAACTCAAGGCTCATCAAAAGGCCTCCACAGACATCAGACATCATCAGAAACAAGCAAGAAGAACCATTCATCATTCGTCCCACATCGCCTACTAGAGCCAGTGAcatcaaaaacaccaaaagcAAGAAAAATCATCCATTGTCAAGCAATCTCCTCAACAACATCAGCAATGTACCAAATCTTCTACCTGTCAAGACAGACCCTTCTCCTTCGGCAACCAAAATTCCTTCCAAACAG TCACAGGTCTGTGATAGTCGTCATCAAGAGTCCAAAAGCAGTTCACAGTTATCTAGTTGTGCGCGCCAGAGGTACAAACAAGAAGAAACAACAACCACACTACTCGCTACCCGAGATAACAACGGTGCCTTCTTCTCCTCCTCCACCGTCACCCACCCTCCCACCCCACAAGAGCTTCAGTACATCACAGCAATCCTTGCACGTACCACTGCCCTAAACTCACAGGGTACCCCCACTACAGTTTCCTTAAACCAGCCCCTCGACCCATCAATCTTCCACCACCTCGAACACCCCGCCGGCGACAAAGATCGCAACTTTGCCCCGAAAGACCAACTGGGTCACCGTTGGAATCGGAGATTACTGTTCGATTTGGTTGACGAGGTTCTGAGGGAGATTCTGGAGtctcaagagggagagagagaaaagaggctTTGGTTTTTGAAGGGTGGTATTTGTAACCAAAGAGGGAGGAGCGTTGAAGGGTTGGTGAAGAGGGTGTGGAAGAGGGTTGAGGAGTTCCCACGTGCCAAGTGTGAGGTGTTGGAGGACATTGATGAGTTGATTGACCTGCAGAGAGAGAAAGATGGTgagagaatggaagaagaagggGAAGAACTGGTTGCAGAGATTGAAGGGAACATATGGGACACGTTAGTCCATGAAACGGTTATAGTTATGGATTGTTGGGAAAatgctaaaaaagaaaaattattactatATGATGATTCCAAAATATCATCACATGTTTGCAGTCTCAGTCAATTTTAA
- the LOC100791539 gene encoding uncharacterized protein isoform X2, protein MGKEWYFAGRSSKRGVGGGAEAETQAPSGCMCAVFQFFDFHPFHFPNINQQHQQDQQASFKPPSCTSEDHTTVSKGAEAPRNSLEAEDGDGTVSSLSSKEDDFKIPNIIQIKTSGATRTSGGNLNDLSSELTSSPGTKTPTLVARLMGLDLLPGANSPSFSSSCLSTPNTQDNVPHLHHHLRHKQHVQTKHRNSVDSSDISATRSLPETPRISSARRSDVDHHHRLSLQIIKENMNLGEDLELPRLSFSKRKSDENNGRSPSHYARQIVKQAKESVSRKVGQDITNTTLKAREENAGQFRSKKSPKTSSLKAIDETETSPNKHSNQSSYSPRLRFIDKHKPSTTTTSTAPSPLTPKDQNMLKLPPPPSPVNTHQPQLPRVLTKPKLQAVVPEQKEFHQNNKSVPKCKKATNEKKFNSRLIKRPPQTSDIIRNKQEEPFIIRPTSPTRASDIKNTKSKKNHPLSSNLLNNISNVPNLLPVKTDPSPSATKIPSKQSQVCDSRHQESKSSSQLSSCARQRYKQEETTTTLLATRDNNGAFFSSSTVTHPPTPQELQYITAILARTTALNSQGTPTTVSLNQPLDPSIFHHLEHPAGDKDRNFAPKDQLGHRWNRRLLFDLVDEVLREILESQEGEREKRLWFLKGGICNQRGRSVEGLVKRVWKRVEEFPRAKCEVLEDIDELIDLQREKDGERMEEEGEELVAEIEGNIWDTLVHETVIVMDCWENAKKEKLLLYDDSKISSHVCSLSQF, encoded by the exons ATGGGCAAGGAGTGGTATTTTGCTGGAAGATCATCTAAGAGAGGTGTAGGAGGAGGTGCTGAGGCTGAAACACAAGCCCCTTCTGGTTGCATGTGTGCTGTTTTTCAGTTCTTTGATTTCCATCCTTTTCACTTTCCCAACATAAACCAACAACACCAACAAGATCAACAAGCCTCTTTTAAGCCACCCTCATGCACCTCAGAAGACCACACCACAGTCTCAAaag GTGCTGAAGCACCTAGGAACAGCTTAGAGGCAGAGGATGGTGATGGTACAGTTTCATCTCTCTCATCAAAAGAAGATGATTTTAAAATTCCT AATATTATACAAATTAAGACAAGTGGAGCCACAAGAACAAGTGGTGGAAATTTGAATGACTTGTCCTCAGAACTCACCAGCTCTCCAGGGACAAAGACACCAACTTTAGTGGCAAGGTTAATGGGTTTGGATCTTCTTCCAGGTGCAAACTCaccctctttttcttcttcatgtcTTTCAACTCCAAACACACAAGACAATGTGCCACATCTTCACCACCACCTGAGGCACAAGCAACATGTCCAAACCAAGCACAGGAACAGCGTAGATAGTAGTGACATTTCAGCCACAAGATCTTTGCCTGAGACACCAAGAATCTCCTCAGCAAGAAGATCAGATGTTGATCATCACCACAGACTCTCACTCCaaatcataaaggaaaacatGAACCTTGGTGAGGATTTGGAGCTCCCTAGGCTCTCATTTTCCAAAAGGAAGAGTGATGAGAACAATGGCAGGAGTCCAAGCCACTATGCCAGGCAAATTGTCAAACAGGCTAAGGAAAGTGTGAGCAGAAAAGTTGGGCAAGACATCACCAACACAACTCTCAAAGcaagagaagaaaatgcagGCCAATTCAGAAGCAAAAAGTCTCCCAAAACATCATCACTGAAAGCAATTGATGAAACTGAAACCAGCCCAAATAAACACTCAAACCAATCTTCCTACTCCCCAAGGCTTAGATTCATTGACAAACACAAACCAagcacaacaacaacatcaacagCACCATCACCACTCACCCCAAAAGATCAAAACATGCTGAAACTACCACCACCTCCTTCTCCAGTTAACACTCACCAACCTCAGCTTCCAAGAGTTTTAACAAAACCAAAGCTTCAAGCAGTGGTGCCAGAACAGAAAGAGTTTCATCAGAACAACAAATCTGTTCCAAAATGCAAAAAGGCTACCAATGAAAAAAAGTTCAACTCAAGGCTCATCAAAAGGCCTCCACAGACATCAGACATCATCAGAAACAAGCAAGAAGAACCATTCATCATTCGTCCCACATCGCCTACTAGAGCCAGTGAcatcaaaaacaccaaaagcAAGAAAAATCATCCATTGTCAAGCAATCTCCTCAACAACATCAGCAATGTACCAAATCTTCTACCTGTCAAGACAGACCCTTCTCCTTCGGCAACCAAAATTCCTTCCAAACAG TCACAGGTCTGTGATAGTCGTCATCAAGAGTCCAAAAGCAGTTCACAGTTATCTAGTTGTGCGCGCCAGAGGTACAAACAAGAAGAAACAACAACCACACTACTCGCTACCCGAGATAACAACGGTGCCTTCTTCTCCTCCTCCACCGTCACCCACCCTCCCACCCCACAAGAGCTTCAGTACATCACAGCAATCCTTGCACGTACCACTGCCCTAAACTCACAGGGTACCCCCACTACAGTTTCCTTAAACCAGCCCCTCGACCCATCAATCTTCCACCACCTCGAACACCCCGCCGGCGACAAAGATCGCAACTTTGCCCCGAAAGACCAACTGGGTCACCGTTGGAATCGGAGATTACTGTTCGATTTGGTTGACGAGGTTCTGAGGGAGATTCTGGAGtctcaagagggagagagagaaaagaggctTTGGTTTTTGAAGGGTGGTATTTGTAACCAAAGAGGGAGGAGCGTTGAAGGGTTGGTGAAGAGGGTGTGGAAGAGGGTTGAGGAGTTCCCACGTGCCAAGTGTGAGGTGTTGGAGGACATTGATGAGTTGATTGACCTGCAGAGAGAGAAAGATGGTgagagaatggaagaagaagggGAAGAACTGGTTGCAGAGATTGAAGGGAACATATGGGACACGTTAGTCCATGAAACGGTTATAGTTATGGATTGTTGGGAAAatgctaaaaaagaaaaattattactatATGATGATTCCAAAATATCATCACATGTTTGCAGTCTCAGTCAATTTTAA